The genomic stretch CGGTCCAGCTCGGCGTTCAGGGCGTCAAGGTCGGTAATGGTGTTGCGGGTCATGGCCTTGATGGGCAGGGAGGCCAGCACCGTCTGGCGCTTGGCCTTGGACAAAGAGGCCAGGTACAGCTTACCGGACGAGGTGCACCACACCGGGGTGTGGCTGCCTTCTGGCAGGTAAATCTGCAGCGGCCAGTTGGCCTGCACCCGGTCGTAGTACACCATCTCCAGACCATTGGGGATGGAGATGCCGCAGGTTTCCTGCACCGCGTCCGCCAGCCGCTGCATGATGGCCTGGCGCGAGGTCTTGAAGCGGTCGGCATGCCAGACCCCCATGCTCAACTGATAAAGGCGGTTACCCGGCTCCCACAGGCCGCGCAGGTTCATCTGCAAGAAGCCGTCCTGTTTGAGCTGGGCCAGCAGCCGGTGCACGCTGGGCTTGGGAATATCCAGGCCGTGGGCAATATCGGCCGGCGACAACGGCGCCTCGGCGTTGGACACCAGTTCGATGATCTCCAGCACCCGGCTGATGGCCGAGCCCTTATCGCGTTTTGTGGTCAAGGGGTTACCTGCGTGCCAAAAAAGTCGGTTAATGGTGGCGTTTTCATCCCCGCCCTGCAACACCCGAGAGCGGCCCATAAAAAAAGCCGCCCGCAGGCGGCCAAAACTCGCGGGGGTTTTTACTTCATGGTAGGCATGGAGAATTCGGCCCCTTCCCGCACGTTGGCCGAGGGCCAGCGCTGGGTAATGGTTTTGCGGCGGGTGTAGAAGCGGGCGCCGTCCGGGCCGTAGGCGTGCAGGTCACCAAACAGGGAACGCTTCCAGCCGCCGAAGCTGTGGTAGGCCACCGGTACCGGCAGCGGCACGTTGATACCCACCATGCCCACCAGGACGTTGTCGGAAAAATAACGGGCCGCTTCGCCGTCGCGGGTGTAGATGCAGGTACCGTTGCCGTACTCGTGGTCGTTGATGAGCGCCATGGCCTCTTCCATGGTGTTGACCCTTACCACCTGCAGCACAGGGCCAAAGATCTCGGCCTGGTAGCTGTCCATGTCGCGGGTAACCCGGTCAATCAGGGTGGCGCCGACGAAAAAGCCCTCTTCAAAGCCCGGCACCGTTACGCTGCGGCCATCCACCACTACCTTGGCACCCTGGGCCTCGGCACTGTTGATGTGGCCTACCACCTTTTCCTGGTGGGCGCGGGTGATGACAGGGCCAAAGTCGTTTTGCTTATCGTGGTAAGCGCCGACCTTCAGGCCCTGCATGCCGGCCTGCATTTTCTCAATCAGGGTGTCCGCTGCGGCGTCGCCCACCGCTACCGCTACCGACAGCGCCATGCAGCGCTCGCCGGAGGAGCCAAAGGCGGCTCCCAGCAGGGAGTTCACCACGTTGTCCATGTCGGCGTCGGGCATGACGATGGCGTGGTTCTTGGCGCCCCCCAGGGCCTGGCAACGTTTGCCATGGCTGCTGGCGGTGGCGTAGATGTACTCGGCCACCGGGGTGGAGCCTACAAAGCTCACTGCTTGTACCCGAGGGTCGGTGAGCAGGGTGTCTACCGCTTCTTTATCGCCGTTGACCAGGTTGAACACCCCGGCCGGCAGGCCGGCTTCCTGCAGCAGCTCACCAATAAAGAGGGTGGCGGACGGGTCGCGCTCGGAGGGTTTGAGCACGAAGGTGTTACCGCACACCAGCGCCATGGGGAACATCCACAGCGGCACCATCACCGGAAAGTTAAAGGGGGTAATGCCCGCGACGACGCCTAGCGGCTGCATCTCGCTCCAGGCGTCGATGGCCGGGCCGACGTTCTTGGTGTACTCGCCTTTTAACAGCTCCGGGGCGCCGCAGGCGTACTCGACGTTCTCGATGCCGCGCTGCAGTTCACCGGCGGCGTCATGAACTATTTTGCCGTGCTCCTGGCCGATGAGTTCACAAATTTTGTCGCTGTGCTGCTCCAGCAATTCCTTGAAGCGAAACATCACCCGCGCCCGCTTGATGGGCGGGGTGTTGCGCCAGGCAGGATATGCGGCCTGGGCGGCGGCGATAGCCTCTTCCACCGTGGCCTTGGGGGCCAGGGCCACTTTTTTCTCGACCTTGCCGGTGGCGGGGTTGAATACGTCCTGGGTGCGGGCCGCGTCCATGCGCGGCTGGCCGTTGATGAGATGTCCGATGGTAGTCATTGCAAATCTCCTTGGGGGCTGGGCATCAGGCCCAAAGCTGTTCGTAAAGGGTGACGATGTCTTCGGCGCTGGGCACCCGCGGGTTGTTGCCGGGGGAACCCGAGGCCAGGGCCTGCTCGGCCATGGTGTGGCGCACCGCGAAGAAGCGGTCTTTGTCGATGCCAAAATCCGCCGGGCTTGGCACCTTGAGTTCGGTGTTGATGGCCACCAGCTCTGCCAGCAATTTCTGGTTGGCCAGTTCGGTTGGATCGTCCATATGGGCAAACCCCAGGGCCCTGGCGCAATCGGCGTAACGCTCGGCGGCAGCAGGGATGGACCAGGCGGTTACCGCCGGCAGCAACATGGCGTTGGACAGGCCATGGGGCACATGGAAGAAGGCGCCGATGGGCCGGCTCATGCCGTGCACCAGCGCCACCGAGGCGTTGGAAAAGGCGATACCGGCCAGGGTAGCGCCCAGCATCATTGCCTCGCGGGCGGCTTTATCGTCGCCCTGGTGGTAGGCGCGACGCAGGTTGGGCCCAATCAGGCCCATGGCGGCCAGGGCCTGGCTGTCGGAGTAGGGGCTGGCCTTTTTGCTGACATAGGCTTCGATGGCATGGGTCATGGCATCGATACCGGTGTCGGCGGTGGTGCGGGGCGGCACCGTTAAGGTCAGCTCGTAATCAATCAGGGCCGCCACCGGCATAAAGCCAACGCCGGCGCAGAGCAGTTTCTCGTCGGTCTTTTCATCGGTGATGATGGTAAAGCGGGTCGCCTCCGAGCCGGTGCCGGCGGTGGTGGGGATGGCGATAATCGGCAGCCCCGCCTCGTTAACCTGGCGCGGGAAACGGTAGTCGTTAATGACGCCGCCAAATTTCCCCAAGATGGCGATAGCTTTGGCGCTGTCGATAGGGCTACCGCCACCGAGGGCCACTACGGCGTCAAAGTCGCCGGCGCGCACTTTGTCTACCCCGGCCTGAATGGAGGCGGCGGTGGGCTCGGGCACGGTGTCGGCAAAGACGTCGCTGGCAATGCCTTTGGCCGCCAGCAGGGTTTGCACCTTATCGAGGTAACCGAGCTGCACCATCATTTTGTCAGTCACCAGCAGCGGCTTTTTGCAGCCAAAGGTAGCCAGCAACTCGGGCAGTTTTTGAAGCGCGCCGGGGCCGACTTCCATCACCCGGGGCAGAACGACTGAGGCCATAAGACCCTCCTTTAAGGCGCCCGGCCGGGCGCCAACTGACACATGCTCAGAAGGCACCGAACATGCTACCAAGACCAATCACCACCACCAGGCCGGCCAGGGCCGCAGGAATGGTGACCATGAAAATATCCAGATACGACTGCCGGTGGGTCAGGCCGCAAATGGCCAGCAAGGTGATCACGGCGCCGTTATGGGGCAGGGTATCAAGCCCGCCAGAAGCCATGGCTGCCACCCGGTGCAGCAGCTCCGGCGACACCCCGGCCTGGGTAGCCAACTGCATGTAGGTATCGCCCATGGTGTTAAGGGCAATGCTCATGCCGCCAGAGGCCGAGCCGGTAATGCCGGCCAGCACGTTCACCACCACCGCTTCGGAGATCAAAATGTTGTCTGGCGACAAGTTCAACATCAGCGCCTTGAGTACTCCGAAGGCGGCCAAAGAGGCGATCACCGAGCCATAACCCACTTCCGATGCGGTGTTGAAAATCGGCAGCAGGGAGCCAAGGGTGCCCTTGTTGAGAGTGTCTTTGAGGTTGCCCCAGCGCCGCCAGTTAAAGGCCACCAACGCCAGGCAAGCCAGCAGCAGCGCGCTGATGATGGACCAGATCCCCAGCACCGCGCTGAGCTCGGTGTGGCCAAACTTGGCCTCGGCCAGGTAGCTGTTGTTAAGGGCCGGGAACAACACCTTGCTAAAGAGGTAGTTGCCTAGCACCACCAGCACGATGGGCAGCAGCGCCACCCACAGCGGCGGCAGGCGGCTGGTATCAAAACCGCTTTCCTGGCTGTCGGGGTGGCTGCCATAACCTTCACCGGCCAACCGCGCCTTGCGGGCCCGGTATTCCATCCAGCCCCAGCCACAACCAAACATCACCACAGCGCCGATAAGGCCAAGGCCAGGGGCGGCAAAGGCGTCGGTGCCGAAAAACGGCATGGGTATGGCGTTCTGAATGGCCGGGGTGCCGGGCAAGGCGGTCATGGTAAAGCCCAAGGAACCAATGGCGATGGCCCCGGGGATCAGCCGCTTGGGCACATCGGCTTCACGAAACAGCGCCGCAGCGATGGGAAACACCGCAAAACCCACCACGAACAGCGACACGCCGCCGTAGGTCAACAGCGCACAGGCAAGGGCTATGGCCAGCACCGCCCGTGAGCCGCCCAATTTGCCCACCAGGGCGTGGGCGATGGCCCGGGCCGAGCCCGAATCGTCCATCAACTTGCCGAAGATGGCCCCCAGCAGGAACAGCGGGAAGTATTTGATGATGTAGCCGCCAAGGCCGGTCATGAAGATTTGGGTGTAGGTGCCCAGCAACTGGTTGCCTTCACCGCTCAGCAGCACCGCCAACATGGCCAGCAGCGGCGCCAGGATCAACACACTGATGCCGCGATACGCCAGGTACATCAGCAACCCCAGCGACAGCACTATTCCTATCAAACTCATGTTTTCCCCCAAAGGCAGCGCCGTACTTGGCACCCTTGTTGTTATTGGTTTTCTGGCGGTTCTGCCTGGGCCTGTTGCACCGGCCCTTATGCTGCCAACCCCGCCACACAACGAAACAAAATCAATTTTCGATACGAAACGTATCATTATCGATCAAAATAACCCTGTCAAACCCAATCGACATTTACGTAAACGTCAAATTACTGCTCGTTAGGCTGAGCCTGGGCAGCACCTGTATCGGGAAAATTCAGAAATGCATTTTTCACCACTGCCCAGGGCTGCGCCGGGCGGCTGGCTCAAGTACACTAGGGGCGATTTGAAAAGGATGAGCCCATGGCAGACAACAACAGCACCGACTTTGGCTATAAATCGGTCCCGGTGGCAGACAAAGCCAAGATGGTGGCCGGGGTGTTCCACTCCGTGGCCGGCAAATACGACGTAATGAACGACCTGATGTCCATGGGCATCCACCGGTTGTGGAAGCGTTTTACCATCGACCTTTCCGGGGTGCGCACCGGCCAGAAGGTGCTGGATCTGGCCGGCGGTACCGGCGATCTGGCCGCCAAGTTTGCCCGTATCGTTGGCGACAGCGGTGAAGTGGTATTGGCCGACATCAACGACTCCATGCTCAATGTCGGCAAGGAAAAGCTGCGCAACATGGGCATCGTCAGCAATGTGCGCTTTGTCCAGGCCAACGCCGAATGCCTGCCCTTCCCGGACAACCACTTCGACCTCATCACCATCGCCTTTGGCCTGCGTAACGTCACCGACAAACTGGCGGCACTCAAGTCCATGCAACGGGTACTCAAGCCCGGTGGCCGCCTGCTGGTGCTGGAATTCTCCAAGCCCGCCAACCCGCTGCTGACCCAGGCCTACGACATCTACTCGTTCAAGGTACTGCCAGCCATGGGCAAACTGGTGGCTGGTGACAGCGAGTCTTACCAATACCTGGCCGAGAGCATCCGCATGCACCCGGACCAAGAAACCCTCAAGGCCATGATGAAAGACGCCGGATTTGACGAAGTGGAATACCACAACCTCACCGGCGGCATCGTCGCCCTGCACCGAGGCTTCAAGTTCTAAGATGCCGTTCAAGCAGCTTATCCAGGCCCTAGCTCAAACCGGTGCCAACCGTTTGCTGGCACTGGATGATTCCAGCGGCCGCCGCTTGGGGCGCCTGAGCGGCAAAACGGTGCTGGTGCAACTGACCGACATCAACCTTGGCCTCGGTTTTGTGGTGCTGGACGACGGCCTGCTGGTGACCGGCGATCTGGCCGCCCCCGACGCCAAGGTGGCCCTGCCGGTGGCCGCCATCAAAGAGCTCAAGGACAGCGCCAACCTGCCCCGCGCCATCAAGGAAGGGCGCCTGGAGCTGACCGGCGACCCGATGCTGCTCAAACAGTTCTCGGAACTCTTTGCCAAGCTCGACATCGACTGGGAAGGGGAACTGGCCAAATACCTGGGCGATGTGCCGGCGCACCTGCTGTTTAGCGCTACCGCACGCCTCAGCCGGCGCCTGGCAGGCAGTGCCGGCCGCTTTGCACAGTGGGGCGCCGAGCAGCTCACCGAAGAGTCCCGGCTAACCCCCAATGCCCTCGAGCAGCGCCAGTTCTTTGATGATGTAGACGACCTGAAAAGCGCCCTGGCCCGCCTGGAGAGGCGCCTTGCGGCGCTGGAGCACCGATGAGCAGCCTGCGACTCTATAAAGTCTTAAAAACCTTTTTAAACCATGGCCTTGACGACCTTATCCCAACCCGGTTCTGGCCTTGGTACATGCGCCTTTGGCGGCTGTCGCTGTTTTGGATCCCCAACCGCCACAAGCAAAAGCCCCGCGCCGAGCGCTTACGCCTGGCCCTGGAAAGCCTGGGCCCGGTGTACATCAAGTTCGGGCAAATGCTCTCAACCCGCCGCGACCTGATGCCCGACGACATCGCCCAAGAGCTCACCAAGCTGCAGGACAAGGTGCCGCCCTTTGACGGCAAGGCGGCCCGCGCCAGTATTGAGCGCAGCCTTGGCGGCCCCCTGGAGCAGTGGTTCAGCGACTTTGACGAAAAGCCCCTAGCCTCAGCGTCTATCGCCCAGGTGCACACCGCCCGCCTCAAGGACAGCGAAGTGGAAGTGGTGCTTAAGGTGATCCGCCCCGGCATCGCCAAGGTAATGAGCGCCGATGTGGAGCTGATGAGTACCTTCGCCGCCATCGCCGCCAAGGTGATGCCAGACGGGCGCCGCCTCAAGCCCAAGGAAGTGGTGCGCGAATACCAAAAGACCCTCTTTGACGAGTTGGATTTGTTGCGCGAAGCGGCCAACGCCATCCAGCTGCGCCGCAACTTTGAAGGCTCGGATTCTCTCTATGTGCCGGAGGTTTACCCGGATTTGTGCCGCAAGCGGCTGTTGGTGATGGAGCGCATCTACGGCATTCCGGTGGCCGATGTCGAGACCCTCAAGGCCAACGGCACCAACCTCGAGCGCCTGGCAGAGAAGGGCGTGGAAGTGTTCTTCACCCAGGTGTTTCGCGACTCGTTCTTCCATGCCGACATGCACCCAGGCAACATCTTCGTGGCCTATGAAAATCCCGAGAACCCCAAGTACATCGGCATCGACTGCGGCATCGTCGGCACCCTGGCCAAGGAAGACAAACGCTACCTGGCCGAGAACTTCGTGGCTTTCTTTAACCGCGATTATCGCAAGGTGGCCGAGCTGCATGTGGATTCGGGCTGGGTGCCTTTTGACACCAGCGTTGATGAATTCGAAGTGGCCATTCGCACCGTCTGCGAGCCCATCTTTGAAAAGCCCCTGGCAGAAATTTCCTTTGGCCAGGTGCTGGTGAATCTCTTTAACACCGCCCGGCGCTTTAATATGGAAGTGCAGCCACAGCTGGTGCTACTGCAAAA from Gallaecimonas pentaromativorans encodes the following:
- a CDS encoding IclR family transcriptional regulator → MTTKRDKGSAISRVLEIIELVSNAEAPLSPADIAHGLDIPKPSVHRLLAQLKQDGFLQMNLRGLWEPGNRLYQLSMGVWHADRFKTSRQAIMQRLADAVQETCGISIPNGLEMVYYDRVQANWPLQIYLPEGSHTPVWCTSSGKLYLASLSKAKRQTVLASLPIKAMTRNTITDLDALNAELDRIAKTGIGTDDEEFIDGMVACSVPIKDGRGKLVACLYVHAPKLRLSLDGLLAFAPQLRQAAADLSRLDDTEI
- a CDS encoding CoA-acylating methylmalonate-semialdehyde dehydrogenase translates to MTTIGHLINGQPRMDAARTQDVFNPATGKVEKKVALAPKATVEEAIAAAQAAYPAWRNTPPIKRARVMFRFKELLEQHSDKICELIGQEHGKIVHDAAGELQRGIENVEYACGAPELLKGEYTKNVGPAIDAWSEMQPLGVVAGITPFNFPVMVPLWMFPMALVCGNTFVLKPSERDPSATLFIGELLQEAGLPAGVFNLVNGDKEAVDTLLTDPRVQAVSFVGSTPVAEYIYATASSHGKRCQALGGAKNHAIVMPDADMDNVVNSLLGAAFGSSGERCMALSVAVAVGDAAADTLIEKMQAGMQGLKVGAYHDKQNDFGPVITRAHQEKVVGHINSAEAQGAKVVVDGRSVTVPGFEEGFFVGATLIDRVTRDMDSYQAEIFGPVLQVVRVNTMEEAMALINDHEYGNGTCIYTRDGEAARYFSDNVLVGMVGINVPLPVPVAYHSFGGWKRSLFGDLHAYGPDGARFYTRRKTITQRWPSANVREGAEFSMPTMK
- a CDS encoding iron-containing alcohol dehydrogenase, with the translated sequence MASVVLPRVMEVGPGALQKLPELLATFGCKKPLLVTDKMMVQLGYLDKVQTLLAAKGIASDVFADTVPEPTAASIQAGVDKVRAGDFDAVVALGGGSPIDSAKAIAILGKFGGVINDYRFPRQVNEAGLPIIAIPTTAGTGSEATRFTIITDEKTDEKLLCAGVGFMPVAALIDYELTLTVPPRTTADTGIDAMTHAIEAYVSKKASPYSDSQALAAMGLIGPNLRRAYHQGDDKAAREAMMLGATLAGIAFSNASVALVHGMSRPIGAFFHVPHGLSNAMLLPAVTAWSIPAAAERYADCARALGFAHMDDPTELANQKLLAELVAINTELKVPSPADFGIDKDRFFAVRHTMAEQALASGSPGNNPRVPSAEDIVTLYEQLWA
- a CDS encoding GntP family permease, whose amino-acid sequence is MSLIGIVLSLGLLMYLAYRGISVLILAPLLAMLAVLLSGEGNQLLGTYTQIFMTGLGGYIIKYFPLFLLGAIFGKLMDDSGSARAIAHALVGKLGGSRAVLAIALACALLTYGGVSLFVVGFAVFPIAAALFREADVPKRLIPGAIAIGSLGFTMTALPGTPAIQNAIPMPFFGTDAFAAPGLGLIGAVVMFGCGWGWMEYRARKARLAGEGYGSHPDSQESGFDTSRLPPLWVALLPIVLVVLGNYLFSKVLFPALNNSYLAEAKFGHTELSAVLGIWSIISALLLACLALVAFNWRRWGNLKDTLNKGTLGSLLPIFNTASEVGYGSVIASLAAFGVLKALMLNLSPDNILISEAVVVNVLAGITGSASGGMSIALNTMGDTYMQLATQAGVSPELLHRVAAMASGGLDTLPHNGAVITLLAICGLTHRQSYLDIFMVTIPAALAGLVVVIGLGSMFGAF
- the ubiE gene encoding bifunctional demethylmenaquinone methyltransferase/2-methoxy-6-polyprenyl-1,4-benzoquinol methylase UbiE, which produces MADNNSTDFGYKSVPVADKAKMVAGVFHSVAGKYDVMNDLMSMGIHRLWKRFTIDLSGVRTGQKVLDLAGGTGDLAAKFARIVGDSGEVVLADINDSMLNVGKEKLRNMGIVSNVRFVQANAECLPFPDNHFDLITIAFGLRNVTDKLAALKSMQRVLKPGGRLLVLEFSKPANPLLTQAYDIYSFKVLPAMGKLVAGDSESYQYLAESIRMHPDQETLKAMMKDAGFDEVEYHNLTGGIVALHRGFKF
- a CDS encoding ubiquinone biosynthesis accessory factor UbiJ, encoding MPFKQLIQALAQTGANRLLALDDSSGRRLGRLSGKTVLVQLTDINLGLGFVVLDDGLLVTGDLAAPDAKVALPVAAIKELKDSANLPRAIKEGRLELTGDPMLLKQFSELFAKLDIDWEGELAKYLGDVPAHLLFSATARLSRRLAGSAGRFAQWGAEQLTEESRLTPNALEQRQFFDDVDDLKSALARLERRLAALEHR
- the ubiB gene encoding ubiquinone biosynthesis regulatory protein kinase UbiB; the protein is MSSLRLYKVLKTFLNHGLDDLIPTRFWPWYMRLWRLSLFWIPNRHKQKPRAERLRLALESLGPVYIKFGQMLSTRRDLMPDDIAQELTKLQDKVPPFDGKAARASIERSLGGPLEQWFSDFDEKPLASASIAQVHTARLKDSEVEVVLKVIRPGIAKVMSADVELMSTFAAIAAKVMPDGRRLKPKEVVREYQKTLFDELDLLREAANAIQLRRNFEGSDSLYVPEVYPDLCRKRLLVMERIYGIPVADVETLKANGTNLERLAEKGVEVFFTQVFRDSFFHADMHPGNIFVAYENPENPKYIGIDCGIVGTLAKEDKRYLAENFVAFFNRDYRKVAELHVDSGWVPFDTSVDEFEVAIRTVCEPIFEKPLAEISFGQVLVNLFNTARRFNMEVQPQLVLLQKTLLYIEGLGRQLYPQLDLWKTAKPFLEDWLKDQMGPKAMLRHIKSNLPFWGEKLPELPDLLYDNLRLARDWQQRQSQREQHHHQLHQQQLQKQSLRILAATLLVCGAILYGKVNVWVPAALALASAATWIKALRK